One genomic region from Streptomyces sp. NBC_00457 encodes:
- a CDS encoding AMP-binding protein has product MQTFPGGFPSDPRARRLTFGDLVREHRRSFPDALALVDGETRLTWPELDERTNRLANALSVTGVGPGDRILWLGQNSFRIWELLGAAAKLGAMVCPGYWRWAAPEMAFAVQDFDPKVVVWQDEEIGETVAKARAELGDGQRALWLRHDTGGPGSYEGFLASGSADDPDTDVDPDSALLVIYTAAITGRQSGSMLSHRNLLAMGASSAWMGDIGHETAFLSAGPMFHIGNYQFWGVPAFVHGGKNVIVRRVVAEELLPLLAAEQCTHAYLMPPTIAQLVALNREAGHDLSHLRASVAAQVWEGMVPTDVSRFTRNGGGEGRGYGQTEVTGFAVTGAYGGMGAGNAGRPGPFTAVRILDERGAECEVGEICVRGDLVHLGYWNRPEINEERFRFGWWHTTDLGRREPDGTISFLGTTTRMLKSAAENIFPAEVENCIEAHPAVKEAAVIGVPNQRWSQDVKAVVVLKEGAEATAEDIIDHCRSRIASYKKPKTVEFLDALPRTGGYAKDYETLDTRFGGGGYPGGDTLGAGR; this is encoded by the coding sequence GTGCAGACCTTTCCTGGGGGATTCCCCTCAGACCCCCGCGCCCGCCGCCTGACCTTCGGTGACCTCGTCCGCGAGCACCGCCGGTCCTTCCCGGACGCCCTCGCCCTGGTCGACGGCGAAACCCGCCTGACCTGGCCGGAGTTGGACGAACGCACCAACCGGCTCGCGAACGCGCTCAGCGTGACCGGCGTCGGCCCCGGCGACCGGATCCTCTGGCTCGGCCAGAACTCCTTCCGCATCTGGGAACTGCTCGGCGCCGCCGCGAAGCTCGGCGCCATGGTCTGCCCCGGCTACTGGCGCTGGGCCGCCCCCGAGATGGCGTTCGCTGTGCAGGACTTCGATCCCAAGGTCGTGGTCTGGCAGGACGAGGAGATCGGCGAGACGGTCGCCAAGGCACGTGCCGAACTCGGCGACGGACAGCGAGCGTTGTGGCTGCGCCACGACACCGGGGGCCCGGGCTCCTACGAGGGCTTCCTGGCCTCGGGATCGGCCGACGACCCCGACACCGACGTCGACCCCGACTCCGCCCTCCTGGTCATCTACACCGCCGCGATCACCGGACGCCAGTCCGGCTCGATGCTCTCCCACCGCAACCTGCTCGCGATGGGCGCGAGCTCCGCCTGGATGGGCGACATCGGCCACGAGACCGCCTTCCTCAGCGCCGGACCCATGTTCCACATCGGCAACTACCAGTTCTGGGGCGTCCCCGCCTTCGTCCACGGCGGCAAGAACGTGATCGTCCGCCGCGTGGTCGCCGAGGAACTCCTGCCGCTGCTGGCCGCCGAGCAGTGCACCCACGCCTATCTGATGCCCCCGACCATCGCCCAGCTCGTCGCCCTCAACCGCGAGGCCGGGCACGACCTGTCGCATCTCCGCGCCAGCGTCGCCGCCCAGGTCTGGGAGGGCATGGTCCCCACCGACGTCAGCCGCTTCACCCGCAACGGCGGCGGCGAGGGCCGCGGCTACGGGCAGACCGAGGTCACCGGCTTCGCCGTCACCGGCGCATACGGCGGCATGGGCGCCGGCAACGCGGGACGCCCCGGCCCCTTCACCGCCGTACGCATCCTCGACGAGCGGGGTGCGGAGTGCGAGGTCGGCGAGATCTGCGTCCGCGGCGACCTCGTCCACCTCGGCTACTGGAACCGTCCCGAGATCAATGAGGAGCGCTTCCGCTTCGGCTGGTGGCACACCACCGACCTCGGACGTCGCGAGCCCGACGGCACGATCAGCTTCCTCGGCACGACGACCCGCATGCTCAAGTCGGCGGCCGAGAACATCTTCCCCGCCGAGGTGGAGAACTGCATCGAAGCCCACCCGGCCGTGAAGGAGGCCGCCGTGATCGGCGTGCCCAACCAGCGCTGGTCGCAGGACGTCAAGGCGGTCGTCGTCCTGAAGGAAGGGGCGGAGGCCACCGCGGAGGACATCATCGACCACTGCCGGTCCCGGATCGCCTCGTACAAGAAGCCGAAGACGGTCGAATTCCTCGACGCCCTGCCCCGCACGGGCGGCTACGCCAAGGACTACGAGACCCTCGACACCCGCTTCGGCGGCGGCGGTTACCCGGGCGGCGACACGCTCGGCGCGGGACGATGA
- a CDS encoding aldehyde dehydrogenase family protein yields MVTVDVKLHQDRAERDLPRPRLVIGGKDVTDGSGGAYEHRNPATGLIQAYVPLAGATEVDQAVAAARGAFEVWGRMRPAERRRLLTRFAGLIRDHIADFAAICPLENGVCIGGWAENVGPHVAEWTEYYAGWADKIEGMVGAAYSPHENVEYTIAEPYGVIGHIITWNSPALSLAMKVPPSLAAGNTVVIKPAESTPFSALLFADLAHEAGIPEGVINVVTGLGDAGEALVSHPGIDKISFTGGPATARRIMATAAQSLKPVLFELGGKSANLLFADTDLDAVVPYCAAFAMSNTGQGCALPTRLLVERPIYEEVVQRVAGVVAHLPVGDPLDPATYIGPLINATARDRVQSMIDKAVSGGAGRLVHGGERIDSEGYFVTPTVFADVDNRSDLAQQEVFGPVLAITPFDTEDEAVALANDTEYGLSAYIQSRDIGRVNRLVPRLKAGTVYVNPGPNPISSPTTPFGGVGMSGFGREGGRAGLDEFINVKGVGVGRV; encoded by the coding sequence ATGGTCACGGTCGATGTGAAGCTGCACCAGGACAGGGCCGAGCGGGACCTTCCCCGGCCGCGGCTCGTCATCGGCGGCAAGGACGTCACCGACGGCAGCGGGGGAGCGTACGAGCACCGGAACCCCGCGACCGGCCTGATCCAGGCGTACGTCCCGCTCGCGGGCGCCACCGAGGTGGACCAGGCCGTGGCCGCCGCCCGGGGAGCCTTCGAGGTGTGGGGCCGGATGCGTCCCGCCGAGCGGCGCCGGCTGCTCACCCGGTTCGCCGGGCTGATCCGCGACCACATCGCGGACTTCGCGGCGATCTGCCCGCTGGAGAACGGCGTCTGCATCGGCGGCTGGGCGGAGAATGTCGGGCCGCATGTCGCCGAGTGGACCGAGTACTACGCCGGCTGGGCCGACAAGATCGAGGGCATGGTCGGCGCGGCCTACAGCCCGCACGAGAACGTCGAGTACACCATCGCCGAGCCGTACGGCGTCATCGGCCACATCATCACCTGGAACTCGCCCGCGCTGTCCCTGGCGATGAAGGTCCCGCCGTCGCTTGCCGCCGGGAACACGGTGGTTATCAAACCGGCCGAGTCGACGCCCTTCTCCGCGCTGCTCTTCGCCGACCTCGCGCACGAGGCCGGAATCCCGGAAGGTGTCATCAATGTCGTCACCGGGCTCGGCGACGCGGGTGAGGCCCTGGTCTCGCACCCCGGGATCGACAAGATCTCCTTCACCGGCGGCCCCGCCACCGCCCGCCGCATCATGGCGACCGCCGCACAGAGCCTCAAGCCGGTCCTGTTCGAACTCGGCGGCAAGTCCGCCAACCTCCTCTTCGCCGACACCGACCTGGACGCCGTCGTGCCGTACTGCGCGGCCTTCGCGATGAGCAACACCGGCCAGGGCTGTGCGCTGCCGACCCGGCTGCTGGTCGAGCGGCCGATCTACGAGGAGGTCGTCCAGCGGGTGGCCGGCGTCGTGGCGCACCTGCCCGTCGGCGACCCGCTCGACCCGGCGACGTACATCGGCCCGCTCATCAACGCCACCGCCCGCGACCGCGTCCAGAGCATGATCGACAAGGCCGTCTCGGGCGGCGCGGGACGGCTCGTGCACGGCGGCGAACGCATCGACTCCGAGGGCTACTTCGTCACGCCGACCGTCTTCGCGGACGTCGACAACCGCAGCGACCTCGCCCAGCAGGAAGTCTTCGGCCCGGTCCTTGCCATCACGCCCTTCGACACGGAGGACGAGGCGGTCGCGCTGGCCAACGACACCGAGTACGGACTGTCCGCGTACATCCAGTCCCGTGACATCGGACGCGTCAACCGACTGGTGCCGCGCCTGAAGGCCGGGACGGTCTACGTCAACCCCGGCCCCAACCCGATCAGTTCGCCCACCACGCCCTTCGGTGGCGTCGGCATGAGCGGGTTCGGGCGGGAAGGCGGACGGGCCGGGCTCGACGAGTTCATCAACGTCAAGGGCGTCGGCGTCGGCCGCGTCTGA
- a CDS encoding acyl-CoA dehydrogenase family protein: protein MRRTIFTAEHEMFRETARSYYLRECAPHAEEWERDGQVSRAAWTAAGKAGLIGWQFPEEYGGQGIQDFRYNAIMAEEMHATGSVGIGLGLQNDVIPPYLTHLTTAEQKARWLPGVTSGETICALALSEPAAGSDLKGIRTTARRDGDEWVIDGSKTFITNGILADLVIVACKTDPEAGHKGISLIVVERGTEGFERGRKLDKVGMKAQDTAELFFHEVRVPAENLIGQEGRGFYHMMGNLPTERLAIAVAALASAERAFELALEYAKTRVAFGRPIGEFQANRFALADIKAKLGAARVYLDGCIMALYEGELTAEEAAAAKYWTTETGWEVIDRCMQLFGGYGYVNEYEIARIWRDSRVQRVFGGTSEIMQEIIGRSLGL from the coding sequence ATGCGTCGTACGATCTTCACCGCCGAGCACGAGATGTTCCGGGAGACCGCTCGCTCCTACTACCTGCGCGAATGTGCCCCGCATGCGGAGGAGTGGGAACGGGACGGACAGGTGAGCCGGGCCGCCTGGACGGCCGCGGGCAAGGCCGGACTGATCGGCTGGCAGTTCCCGGAGGAGTACGGCGGCCAGGGCATCCAGGACTTCCGCTACAACGCCATCATGGCGGAGGAGATGCACGCCACGGGGTCCGTCGGTATCGGGCTCGGGCTGCAGAACGACGTCATCCCGCCGTATCTGACGCACCTCACCACCGCGGAGCAGAAGGCGCGTTGGCTGCCCGGCGTGACCAGCGGCGAGACGATCTGCGCCCTCGCCCTGTCCGAACCGGCCGCCGGGTCCGACCTCAAGGGCATCCGCACCACCGCACGCCGCGACGGCGACGAGTGGGTGATCGACGGCTCGAAGACCTTCATCACCAACGGCATCCTCGCCGACCTGGTCATCGTCGCCTGCAAGACCGACCCCGAGGCCGGGCACAAGGGCATCAGTCTGATCGTCGTCGAGCGCGGCACCGAAGGCTTCGAGCGCGGGCGCAAGCTCGACAAGGTCGGCATGAAGGCACAGGACACCGCCGAGCTGTTCTTCCATGAGGTCCGCGTCCCGGCCGAGAACCTGATCGGTCAGGAGGGGCGCGGTTTCTACCACATGATGGGCAACCTGCCGACCGAGCGGCTGGCCATCGCCGTCGCCGCTCTCGCCTCGGCCGAGCGGGCCTTCGAACTCGCCCTGGAGTACGCCAAGACGCGCGTCGCCTTCGGCCGGCCGATCGGCGAGTTCCAGGCCAACCGCTTCGCGCTCGCCGACATCAAGGCGAAGCTCGGCGCGGCCCGCGTCTATCTCGACGGCTGCATCATGGCGCTCTACGAGGGCGAGCTGACCGCCGAGGAGGCCGCCGCCGCCAAGTACTGGACCACGGAGACCGGCTGGGAGGTCATCGACCGCTGTATGCAGCTCTTCGGTGGCTATGGCTACGTCAACGAGTACGAGATCGCGCGGATCTGGCGCGACAGCCGGGTCCAGCGGGTGTTCGGCGGGACCTCGGAGATCATGCAGGAGATCATCGGGCGCTCGCTGGGACTGTGA
- a CDS encoding SDR family NAD(P)-dependent oxidoreductase, with protein sequence MSERDKVALVTGAGRGIGEAIADRLAAGGCSIAVCDLDTEAAAKVATGLTERYGVRAAGVGADISDSASVRAAVERVTAELGPVDILVNNAAVDVIARFTDSREEDWDRIIAVNLRGTITMTRAVLDPMIERGGGRVIHIASDAGRVGSSGEAVYSATKGGVIAFGKTLAREIARHGITVNSVCPGPTDTALLGQVAEYSQKMYEATARAIPLRRIAQPADIAGVVAFLASDDAAYMTGQTLSVSGGLTMV encoded by the coding sequence GTGAGCGAACGGGACAAGGTGGCACTCGTCACCGGGGCGGGACGCGGTATCGGCGAGGCGATCGCCGACCGGCTCGCCGCCGGGGGATGCTCGATCGCCGTCTGCGATCTGGACACGGAGGCCGCCGCCAAGGTCGCCACCGGGCTCACCGAGCGGTACGGGGTCCGTGCCGCGGGAGTCGGCGCGGACATCTCCGACAGCGCTTCGGTGCGGGCCGCGGTGGAGCGGGTGACCGCGGAGCTGGGACCGGTGGACATCCTCGTCAACAACGCCGCCGTCGATGTCATCGCGCGCTTCACCGACAGCCGCGAAGAGGACTGGGACCGCATCATCGCGGTCAATCTGCGCGGCACGATCACCATGACGCGGGCGGTTCTCGACCCGATGATCGAGCGGGGCGGCGGGCGCGTCATCCACATCGCCTCCGACGCCGGCCGGGTCGGCTCCTCGGGAGAGGCCGTGTACTCGGCGACCAAAGGCGGCGTGATCGCCTTCGGCAAGACACTGGCCCGCGAGATCGCCCGGCACGGCATCACCGTCAACAGCGTCTGCCCCGGCCCCACCGACACCGCGCTGCTCGGCCAAGTCGCCGAGTACAGCCAGAAGATGTACGAGGCGACCGCCCGCGCGATCCCGCTGCGCCGTATCGCGCAGCCGGCCGACATCGCCGGTGTCGTCGCCTTCCTCGCGTCCGACGACGCCGCCTATATGACCGGGCAGACGCTCTCGGTCAGCGGCGGCCTCACGATGGTCTGA
- a CDS encoding enoyl-CoA hydratase/isomerase family protein codes for MLRVELRDRIAVLTLDRPKRLNAIGSETVGLLKDALAEVRHNDDVRALVLAGEGRGFSAGADIGEMESFTAPGQFRAFVGRLTETYALLEDFPKPSVAAVHGFAYGGGLELALACDLRVAERGALLGLPEMKLGVLPGAGGTQRLPRLLPPAIAKQMILTGEPIDAARACELGLVNEVAEPGGALAAAEALAGRLAAGAPLALAAGKRLIDYGLGMDLEAAIAYERESVTVLFSTEDRAEGLKAFRERRPGEFRGL; via the coding sequence GTGCTGCGTGTCGAACTCCGCGACCGGATCGCCGTGTTGACCCTGGACCGGCCGAAGCGGCTCAACGCCATCGGCTCCGAGACGGTCGGCCTGCTGAAGGACGCTCTGGCCGAGGTGCGCCACAACGACGACGTACGGGCTCTCGTCCTGGCGGGCGAGGGGCGGGGCTTCTCGGCGGGTGCCGACATCGGTGAGATGGAGTCGTTCACCGCGCCCGGACAGTTCCGTGCCTTCGTGGGGCGCCTGACGGAGACGTACGCGCTCCTTGAGGACTTTCCTAAGCCGTCCGTCGCGGCCGTGCACGGGTTCGCGTACGGCGGCGGCCTTGAGCTGGCGCTCGCCTGTGACCTGCGGGTCGCCGAGCGGGGCGCGCTGCTCGGGCTGCCCGAGATGAAGCTCGGCGTGCTGCCGGGGGCGGGCGGTACCCAGCGGCTGCCGCGGCTGCTGCCGCCGGCGATCGCCAAGCAGATGATCCTCACCGGCGAGCCGATCGACGCCGCGCGGGCCTGCGAGCTGGGCCTGGTCAACGAGGTGGCCGAGCCCGGCGGTGCCCTCGCGGCGGCCGAGGCGCTCGCGGGCCGACTGGCGGCCGGCGCCCCGCTGGCGCTGGCCGCGGGCAAGCGGCTGATCGACTACGGGCTCGGCATGGATCTGGAAGCGGCGATCGCGTACGAGCGCGAGAGCGTGACGGTGCTGTTCTCGACCGAGGACCGCGCGGAGGGCCTGAAGGCGTTCCGGGAGCGTCGGCCCGGTGAATTCCGGGGCCTGTAG